A single region of the Sorghum bicolor cultivar BTx623 chromosome 9, Sorghum_bicolor_NCBIv3, whole genome shotgun sequence genome encodes:
- the LOC8064132 gene encoding uncharacterized protein LOC8064132, producing the protein MVVQVMPPPLLMVGRQQPRWWWWRGSSGSARSTTLGGVAVVVALLVSLCFIGSRFTGTQLGGCSTLAALASSDSGRTTVAAAAGAAHPGGQVVATDETQEERVYYIIARRRRRLLSGGLGSHPPRCTTKCGSCNPCYPVHVSVPPGVLVTTEYYPEAWRCKCRNQLYMP; encoded by the exons ATGGTGGTTCAGGtgatgccgccgccgctgctcatGGTGGGGAGGCAGCAgccgaggtggtggtggtggagggggAGCTCCGGATCCGCGCGGTCGACGACGCTCGGCGGCGTCGCGGTGGTGGTTGCGCTGCTCGTCTCCCTCTGCTTCATCGGCAGCCGTTTCACGGGGACACAGCTGGGTGGCTGCAGTACCCTCGCAGCACTCGCTTCATCAG ATTCCGGGAGGACGACCGTGGCAGcggcagcaggagcagcccatCCCGGCGGTCAGGTGGTGGCGACTGATGAG ACGCAGGAGGAGCGGGTTTATTACATCATCGCGCGACGACGACGCCGGCTGCTGTCGGGCGGGCTGGGGTCGCATCCGCCACGGTGCACCACCAAATGCGGCAGCTGCAACCCGTGCTACCCGGTGCACGTGTCCGTGCCGCCGGGGGTTCTGGTCACCACCGAGTACTACCCGGAGGCGTGGCGGTGCAAGTGCCGGAACCAGCTCTACATGCCATGA